The nucleotide window TTGAAGACTCGGAAGCACAATCTCCTTCTGACCATGCAGCATACGAGTTATTGAAGGAACAGCTGGAAGACGTGCTGGATACATTAACTGACCGTGAAGAAAACGTATTGCGCTTACGTTTCGGTTTAGATGATGGCCGTACACGCACTTTGGAAGAAGTAGGTAAAGTGTTTGGCGTTACACGTGAACGTATTCGTCAGATCGAGGCGAAAGCATTACGTAAACTGCGTCATCCATCTCGCTCAAAACGTTTGAAAGATTTCTTGGAATAAGCTTAACAGGGAAAAGATGAAGGAGTATATTACTCTTCATCTTTTTTTGTGTAAATATAGCAGGTAATTACTAATTTTCGAGAATAATGGTATCGCTTTTACAGATGGCATTCATTCAGAAATTATTTACTATATGATAGAGCATATCAATATAGATTTGGGGCGAAACAATGTCAAATCCTAAAAAAAAGATTATTTTGAATGAAATTATGTTCTGGAAACAAAACAAAATGCTGCCGGAGCATTATTGCGATTTTCTGATGACTCTTTATTCGGAAGGAAACCGTCAGGAAGAGATCACAGGAAAATCAAAAAATGCTGTCATCAATGTCGAAAAACGCAAACATCGCAGTGTATCGATGTTTTTCCCGATAAGTGCAATTGTAATGTTGCTGCTGCTGTTTACGATGCAGTTCGAATGGGTTGTCATGGCAGTAGCCGCTGTATTTGCAGCAGGCTGTCTGATCGGGGCGATCTATTTTGCAAAAAGAAATCATCTAATGGCCGTGATGCTGCAGCTGGCGACAGCTTTAACCATTTTAGGTGTGACATTGAAAGTAAGTACAACCTATTTTGCCGGCAACAATGAAATGCTTTATATCATCCTTATTGTAAACTGTGTATTTTGGCTGTTAAGCGGGATCATGCTGAAGATTATTTATTTTACGATTTCGGGTATTCTGGGCTTAATTGCCATCATTGGTGCATGGATCTATTTTCTGTAGAAATACAAAATCATACATAAACCTTATGCTATTCTATTAAGCTATGCGGAAGTCCCGGAACTTTCATGCATAGCTTTTTTATGTTCATTTTACAAAATACTCTGCAAAATACATATATTTTCTGTAAAAATACATATTTTTAGATTACAATAGAGTTGAAATGAAATTGGCTGAGAGGATGAATGGTATGCATTTTGATTTAACAACAGAGCAGGCGATGTTACAAAAGATGATACGTGAGTTTTCGGATGAAGTAGTGGCACCAGGAGCAGTAGAGCGTGATAAAACGAAAGCCTTCCCAGTAGAAATTTTTAAAGAACTTTCCGAGATGGGCATTATGGGGCTGCCGTTTCCCGAACAATACGGCGGGGCGGGTGCAGATACAATCAGCTTTGCAATCGTGACAGAAGAGTTGAGCCGTACATGTGCTTCGACGGGAATTACATATTCGGCTCATATTTCATTAGGCGGTGCGCCGCTGCATTTATTCGGTACGGAGGCGCAGAAGGAAAAATACTTAACGCCGATCTGTACGGGTGAATCATTCGGTGCATTCGGTTTAACAGAGCCCAATGCCGGTTCTGATGCAGGGGGTACAGAAACGACCGCTGTGTTGGATAATGGTGAATTTGTCATCAACGGGTCGAAAGTTTTTATTACAAATGCTAGTTATGCCAAACATTTAGCGTTGACAGCAATCACAAATCGGGATGGAAACAAAAAAGAAATCAGTGCCATTATTGTTCCGACCGATGCGGAAGGATTTACGATCAAGTCGGAATACGAAAAAATGGGCCTGAATGCTTCGAACACAACAGAACTGATTCTAGAAAATGTCCGCGTACCGGAAGAAAACTTGCTTGGGGTCCGTGGAAATGGCTTTAAACAGTTTTTAACGACGCTGGACGGCGGCCGGATCGGTATTGCGGCAATGGCTGTCGGAATCGCACAGGGCGCATTAAATAAAGCCGTACAGTATGCAAAAGAACGCAAACAATTCGGAAAGGCGCTGGCGGAGTTTCAGGCAACGCAGTTTAAATTGGCTGATATGGAGGTAAAAATACAATTAGCACGTACATTTGTCTATAAAGCGGCATGGCTGAAAGATCAGGGGCGTCCATTCGGAAAAGAGGCTGCGATCGCAAAATACTATGCTTCCGAGATGGCAATGGAAGTTTGCGATGAAGCCATTCAGATCCATGGCGGCTACGGCTATATGAAAGAATACGAAGTGGAGCGCTTTTTACGTGATGCAAAACTATTGGAAATCGGTGAAGGAACGTCTGAAGTACAGAAAATGGTAATTGCAAGACATATATTATGATAGAAATTGCAAATTGGTAAAATTGTTACAAAGCTAGTAAAACTTGTTCATAAAGCCTTTCAGTTTTCTATAGAATCAAGTACAATTAATATTGTTTACTAGGCAAATGTCTAGCATGAAATAGAATATTTAATGAGGGAGGGGAACGCAATGAGAAACAATCCACTTATTCCTTACGTACTTATCATGGCATTCGGTATCGGACTAATTTTCTTCATGTCATTTGAGGGTGCAGCTGATAAAAATAGTGCGGACGGCGATCATTCAGGGGAAACTGCTGAATTAAATGGTGAAGATATTGCTCAAAAGAACTGTATTTCGTGCCACGGTGGTGATTTAACTGGTGGTGGAGGTCCTTCAATCGTTGGATTAGATGCTGAGCATATTAAAGATTACGCATTAAATGGTTCGGAAAGCGGCGCAATGCCACCAATTCTTAAAAATGAAGCGGAAGCAGATGCAGTAGCCGAATATATTTCAGGTTTATAATGAATAGCCAGGTGCAGAAATGGAGTAATCCTGTTCTGCACTTTTTTGTATTCTGGAAAGAGACGTTTATGTAAAAGTTCTATATAATAGGGGTAGTTTGTGATATAGAAAAGAGGATATATAAATATGAACGCACAAAAACTTTCAAAACGACTTGAAACGGTCGCTTCATTTGTCCCGACAGGAGCAATTGTTGCGGATATCGGAAGTGACCATGCCTATTTACCATGTTATTTAGTGCATAAAGGAATTGCTGCCCGTGCAGTAGCGGGTGAGGTTGTAAAAGGACCTTATGAATCAGCTGTAAAACAAGTTCGCACGGAAGGCTTGACGGATAAAATTACCGTACGCATGGCGGATGGGCTGGCGGCTGTTGAAGAAGCGGATGAAATTACGGCTGTTACAATTGCAGGGATGGGCGGACCATTGATCGTGTCCATTTTGGAAAAGCACCCTGAAGCTTTAAAAACGGTAACCCGATTAATTTTACAGCCGAATATTCATGCAAAAGCAATCCGTGAATGGGCAATGGCAAATGGCTGGGCAATCCAGGATGAGGTCATTTTAGAAGAGGACGGAAAAATTTATGAGGTCCTTGTATTACAGCGCGGTGAAATGGAATTAACGGAAGCGCAAACGCTGCTTGGACCAAAGCTGATGGAAACGAAAGTACCTGTTTTCATTGAAAAATGGTCACGTGAAATCGCAAATTGGCAGCGAGTTCAGCAAGCGATTTCAGAAGCGGAAAAAACACCTGAAAATCAGGAAAAGTATGAACAACTTACTCATTACATTAAAATGGTACAGGAGGCGATTGCGTGAAATCCGTAAATGGCAACGAGATTATTCAACTGTTTGAATCATGGTCACCTAAAAAATATGCATGCATGCCGAATGACCCGATCGGTTTGGCCATTGGTACGTTAAATAAGCCCGTTACGAAAGTGCTTGTCACACTGGATGTGACAAACGAAGTCGTTGATGAGGCGATCGACAACGGCTGTGAGCTTATTATTGCACACCATCCGCCGATCTTCATGAAGCTTTCGAATTTACGCACAGATAATCCGAAAGGGGCACTGTATGAAAAGTGCCTGAAAAATGATATTGCCGTGTATGCAGCGCACACGAATCTTGATGTAGCACCGGGAGGCGTCAATGATCTGCTGGCAGATGCACTGCAACTGGAAGACCGCAAAACTCTGGAGGTTACCTTCGAAGAAAAAATGATGAAGCTGGCCGTATTCGTTCCTGTCGATGATGCAGATGCTTTGCGTGATGTGCTGGCTAAAGCCGGAGCAGGCCGTTTAGGCCACTATGAGGCGTGCAGCTATACGTTGCAAGGCAAAGGCCGTTTCCGTGCCACAGAGGGAGCGGACCCGGCTGTAGGGGAGATCGGCGAGCTTCACATCGAGGAAGAGGAAAAGGTGGAAGTCGTATTCCCGCAATCGATGAAAAATAAAATATTAAAGGCGATGCTAAACAACCACCCATACGAAGAACCTGCCTATGATCTGTTTACGATGGATGTGGACACGAATGCACAAGGGCTTGGACGAATCGGCAAGTTAAAGGAACCGATGACATTACGGGAGTTTGCCGAGTTTGTGAAAGTGCAGCTGGACGTGCCTTGTCTGCGCGCAGTTGGACCTTTGGATCGTACCGTACGGAAAGTTGCGGTTGTCGGAGGAGACGGCAACAAATATATTCGCACTGCAAAATTTGCAGGGGCAGATGTATTTGTGACAGGAGATATCGGCTTCCATATGGCACAGGATGCAGAAGTGGACGGCTTAAGCATTATTGATCCGGGACACCACGTTGAAAAGGTCATGATTAAAGGCGTTGCAGAAAAAATGGCTTCATTATGTGCGGATCAGAAATTGCCTGTTGAATTTATCCAGTCAAAAATCAATACAGAACCTTTCCAGTTTATTTAAGCAGGAACAGCAAAAGTAGAAGTATCATTAGAAAAGCAGAAAAACCTAATAAAGCACCGGATATTTTTAACGTGCAGCAAAAATACGCCATTTTTCTCTCAGAGAAAAATGGCGTATTTGGGTTTTGTTCCAGATCCATTATTAGTAAGGCATAATTTTTTCGACAGGTTTTGGTGCTTTAATTTTCGGCAAGATTTTATCCAATGTTACGGAGCGTACGATTTCATGTGTTGCCGGATCGTTTTTATCAAACTTCTCCAGGAATGAAATCACTTCCTTAACGATTGGTGTCGGTGTTGAAGCACCTGCAGTTACTGCTACGGTTTCAACGTTTTCCAGCCATTCAATCTGCAGCTCCGAAATATCAGAGATGCGGTAAGATGGTGTTCCGGCAATTTCTACCGATACTTGTGTTAAACGGTTCGAGTTGTTCGATTTTGGATCGCCGACAACGATTAATAAGTCGGTAGCACCGGCTTGTTCAGCAACGGCTTCTTGACGAACTTGTGTCGCAAGGCAAATTTCTTTATGCACTTCGACATGCGGGAATTTTTCTTTTAAACTATCCATCAGGAAAGCGACATCCCATTGACTCATCGTCGTTTGGTTTGTTACTAGAATTTTTTCATTTTCAAAAGACAGATTATCGATATCTTTCATTGATTGAACTAAGTGAACATGGTCCGGTGCAACACCGATTGCGCCTTCTGGTTCAGGATGCCCCTTTTTACCGATATAAATAATGTCGTAGCCTTCTGCTGTTTTTTCGCGGATCAGGTCATGTGTCACCGTCACGTCCGGGCAAGTCGCATCAATTGATACAAGTCCTTTACGTTTCGCGATTTCACGGATTTCAGGTGATACACCGTGTGCCGTGAAAATAACCGTACCTTGCTCTACCTGTTCGATTATTTCTTTACGGTTTTCGCCATCAAGCGTAATGATGCCATCTTGTTCAAATGCATCGGTAACATGTTTATTGTGTACAATCATACCTAAAATGTAGATTGGTCTTGGTAATGTCGGATCAAGTGCGGCATTGCGTGCAATGACCATCGCATCTACTACCCCATAGCAGTATCCACGCGGATTAATTTTAACAACTTTCATTTATACGTAACTCCTTTCAAAGCCCTGTAATTTCATTATATAGGACGTGTATGCTTTATTCAAAGTTCGTTTACTGAAATCTCTATTAAATTCAACCAAAAAGGCAGTATATATCAAATGATCGCGCAAGTACAGAAATTTGCGAACGTTTGCTATAATAGCAGAAATAAATAAAACGTAAAGTGGGGAAATGGGATGGCGTTTTCTTTTTTCAGGAGGAATAAAACAGTAGCGTTAAAAAATCAGGTGGAGTTCTGTATAACGAATTTATCGCTCGGTGCAGCGGATGTATATGATGTGCTGCTGGAGCGCGAAGATATCGAAATAACGGAATCCGGATGTACGTCAAACTGTGAAATTTGCGAATGTCATTTATTTGCGATTGTAAACGGTGAACTTATTAAAGCCGAAAATGCCGATAAATTGTTACAAAATGTTGAAAATGAGCTGGAAGAAAATTCTGTTCAATTTTAAAAAGCCAATCCAGATAAAAAAACAAAGCTACTCCATTATACAAAGGAGAGGACTCGTAATGATGAAGACGAATCTGCACTCGATTGCCTGGGGTAGCTTTTATGAATTATTCAAAAGGCGGCTGAAATATTTTCGGCAGAGACGGTTTTGCTGTAATTTTCTCCTCAACCGGCTCTTGTACTCTTCTGTTTCCTCGGAAATTTGCTCTTTCTCTCATTCTTTCTCTTGGCCGTTCCTCCTGTTGCGGCATCGAAACGGTAGAGGACTCAAGCGGGTCTGATGTATCTTTAAATCCTTTGTATAAACGCCATAAAGCGGGAAGATTTTTAAACATTGGGGCTGCCTGCTGAATATAAGGGGTGAATTTTTGGGCATTATTAAATAAAGAGTTTGCTCCTGATAAAAAACCTTCAAGTTTCGGTACATTCCCTGCCGCTGCCGCTGCTCCTGGCATAGGTGCCTGAGGCGGAATTGGCATATGGTTCATAAACTGGCCAGCGCCAGAAAACGCACCAGCTCCAGGGAACATGCCTGCCCCTGTTGCCGGACCTCGCATCATGTATGGTGCATACATTGGAAAGCGTGGTGCAACCGGCATCTGATTCATCATTGCTTGAGGCTGAAAGTAATAAGGTGGGCGCATATTAAACTCCTTTCTAAAAATCGACATGATATTACAATTTTCTTTCATAAATTCGTCCCAACTGTTTGACGTTGAAACTATTTACCGTTATGATATGCAGATGGTCACTTAAATGTACGAATTATAGTACAATAGGAAAGATGTAAGGAGGTACGTGAATGTCAAAATATACTGATTATCAATTCAAGCCATTTTTGCAGGACGCCATTGCAAAGCTTGGATTTACAGAACCGACACCCATTCAAAAAGAAATGATTCCACTCGTATTAAAAGGAAAGAGTGCAATCGGACAAGCTCATACAGGTACAGGGAAAACACATAGTTTTTTATTGCCAAT belongs to Solibacillus sp. FSL W7-1436 and includes:
- a CDS encoding tRNA (adenine(22)-N(1))-methyltransferase, producing MNAQKLSKRLETVASFVPTGAIVADIGSDHAYLPCYLVHKGIAARAVAGEVVKGPYESAVKQVRTEGLTDKITVRMADGLAAVEEADEITAVTIAGMGGPLIVSILEKHPEALKTVTRLILQPNIHAKAIREWAMANGWAIQDEVILEEDGKIYEVLVLQRGEMELTEAQTLLGPKLMETKVPVFIEKWSREIANWQRVQQAISEAEKTPENQEKYEQLTHYIKMVQEAIA
- a CDS encoding Nif3-like dinuclear metal center hexameric protein, which codes for MKSVNGNEIIQLFESWSPKKYACMPNDPIGLAIGTLNKPVTKVLVTLDVTNEVVDEAIDNGCELIIAHHPPIFMKLSNLRTDNPKGALYEKCLKNDIAVYAAHTNLDVAPGGVNDLLADALQLEDRKTLEVTFEEKMMKLAVFVPVDDADALRDVLAKAGAGRLGHYEACSYTLQGKGRFRATEGADPAVGEIGELHIEEEEKVEVVFPQSMKNKILKAMLNNHPYEEPAYDLFTMDVDTNAQGLGRIGKLKEPMTLREFAEFVKVQLDVPCLRAVGPLDRTVRKVAVVGGDGNKYIRTAKFAGADVFVTGDIGFHMAQDAEVDGLSIIDPGHHVEKVMIKGVAEKMASLCADQKLPVEFIQSKINTEPFQFI
- a CDS encoding acyl-CoA dehydrogenase family protein, coding for MHFDLTTEQAMLQKMIREFSDEVVAPGAVERDKTKAFPVEIFKELSEMGIMGLPFPEQYGGAGADTISFAIVTEELSRTCASTGITYSAHISLGGAPLHLFGTEAQKEKYLTPICTGESFGAFGLTEPNAGSDAGGTETTAVLDNGEFVINGSKVFITNASYAKHLALTAITNRDGNKKEISAIIVPTDAEGFTIKSEYEKMGLNASNTTELILENVRVPEENLLGVRGNGFKQFLTTLDGGRIGIAAMAVGIAQGALNKAVQYAKERKQFGKALAEFQATQFKLADMEVKIQLARTFVYKAAWLKDQGRPFGKEAAIAKYYASEMAMEVCDEAIQIHGGYGYMKEYEVERFLRDAKLLEIGEGTSEVQKMVIARHIL
- a CDS encoding DUF1450 domain-containing protein, giving the protein MAFSFFRRNKTVALKNQVEFCITNLSLGAADVYDVLLEREDIEITESGCTSNCEICECHLFAIVNGELIKAENADKLLQNVENELEENSVQF
- a CDS encoding c-type cytochrome — protein: MRNNPLIPYVLIMAFGIGLIFFMSFEGAADKNSADGDHSGETAELNGEDIAQKNCISCHGGDLTGGGGPSIVGLDAEHIKDYALNGSESGAMPPILKNEAEADAVAEYISGL
- the vrrA gene encoding VrrA/YqfQ family protein translates to MRPPYYFQPQAMMNQMPVAPRFPMYAPYMMRGPATGAGMFPGAGAFSGAGQFMNHMPIPPQAPMPGAAAAAGNVPKLEGFLSGANSLFNNAQKFTPYIQQAAPMFKNLPALWRLYKGFKDTSDPLESSTVSMPQQEERPRERMRERANFRGNRRVQEPVEEKITAKPSLPKIFQPPFE
- a CDS encoding 4-hydroxy-3-methylbut-2-enyl diphosphate reductase, encoding MKVVKINPRGYCYGVVDAMVIARNAALDPTLPRPIYILGMIVHNKHVTDAFEQDGIITLDGENRKEIIEQVEQGTVIFTAHGVSPEIREIAKRKGLVSIDATCPDVTVTHDLIREKTAEGYDIIYIGKKGHPEPEGAIGVAPDHVHLVQSMKDIDNLSFENEKILVTNQTTMSQWDVAFLMDSLKEKFPHVEVHKEICLATQVRQEAVAEQAGATDLLIVVGDPKSNNSNRLTQVSVEIAGTPSYRISDISELQIEWLENVETVAVTAGASTPTPIVKEVISFLEKFDKNDPATHEIVRSVTLDKILPKIKAPKPVEKIMPY